From a single Crocosphaera sp. UHCC 0190 genomic region:
- a CDS encoding PH domain-containing protein, translating to MGIRENTFYEGPPHIGDLIINILLGFTVICLPLTIGAIVRAIWLRYRITDRRISITGGWMGRDRTDIIYGEIVKMVKMPRGIGLWGDIVVTLRDKSRLEMRAVPQFREIYDYMAERVADKTGKSVEAITS from the coding sequence ATGGGCATAAGAGAGAACACATTTTATGAAGGGCCCCCCCATATTGGGGATTTAATCATTAATATATTGCTAGGATTTACGGTGATCTGTTTACCCTTAACCATTGGAGCCATTGTACGAGCTATATGGTTACGGTATCGCATTACTGACCGTCGGATTTCTATTACTGGGGGTTGGATGGGACGCGATCGCACCGATATTATTTACGGCGAAATTGTTAAAATGGTAAAAATGCCCCGTGGTATTGGTTTATGGGGAGATATTGTTGTCACCCTCAGAGACAAAAGTCGCTTAGAAATGCGTGCAGTTCCCCAGTTTCGTGAAATATACGACTACATGGCTGAACGAGTCGCCGACAAAACGGGCAAATCCGTCGAGGCTATTACCAGCTAG
- the hpnH gene encoding adenosyl-hopene transferase HpnH, translated as MAVQLRQALQVGTYIISQRLSGRQRFPLVLMLEPLFRCNLACSGCGKIQHPPDILMRNLTPEECFKAVEECGVPVVSIPGGEPLLHPQIDEIVQGLVKRRKFVYLCTNAILLEKSLDKFEPSPYLTFSVHLDGLREHHDKCVDRQGVFDKAISGIKAAKAKGFRVTTNTTVFEGTDPKEMQEFFDFLETLGTDGMMISPGYSYEWAPNQDNFLKREQTKALFKEILMPWKLGKKRWNFNHNPLFLDFLLGEKDYECTPWGSPSYSVLGWQKPCYLLNEGHYQTFNELMTETQWENYGNKSENPQCADCMVHCGYEPTAAVDAMKPANMGRALGSILSA; from the coding sequence ATGGCCGTTCAATTACGACAAGCACTGCAAGTAGGAACCTACATTATTAGTCAACGGTTAAGTGGTCGTCAACGCTTTCCTCTGGTGTTGATGTTGGAACCCTTATTCCGTTGTAATTTAGCTTGTTCGGGGTGTGGCAAAATTCAGCATCCCCCTGATATTTTAATGCGTAACCTCACCCCTGAAGAATGTTTTAAGGCAGTTGAGGAATGTGGAGTCCCTGTGGTGTCTATTCCTGGGGGAGAACCCTTGCTTCATCCCCAAATTGATGAAATTGTTCAAGGATTGGTAAAACGCAGAAAATTTGTTTATCTTTGTACCAATGCTATTCTTTTAGAAAAAAGTTTAGATAAGTTTGAACCCTCTCCCTATTTAACCTTTAGTGTTCATTTAGATGGGTTGCGGGAACATCATGATAAATGTGTTGACCGTCAAGGGGTATTTGATAAGGCAATTTCTGGCATTAAAGCAGCCAAAGCAAAAGGGTTTCGGGTAACAACAAATACAACGGTATTTGAAGGCACTGACCCTAAAGAAATGCAGGAGTTCTTTGATTTTCTGGAAACTTTGGGAACCGATGGCATGATGATTTCTCCTGGGTATAGCTATGAATGGGCCCCCAATCAAGATAATTTCTTGAAACGGGAACAGACTAAAGCTTTATTCAAAGAAATTTTAATGCCTTGGAAGCTCGGTAAAAAGCGTTGGAATTTTAATCATAATCCTCTCTTTTTAGATTTTCTCTTAGGGGAAAAGGATTATGAATGTACCCCTTGGGGAAGTCCTAGTTACAGTGTTTTGGGTTGGCAAAAACCCTGTTATCTTCTCAATGAAGGCCATTATCAAACCTTTAATGAGTTGATGACAGAAACCCAGTGGGAAAATTATGGAAATAAAAGCGAAAACCCGCAATGTGCTGACTGTATGGTACATTGTGGATATGAACCAACGGCGGCGGTTGATGCTATGAAACCAGCTAATATGGGACGCGCTTTGGGAAGTATTTTGAGTGCTTAA
- the gntT gene encoding guanitoxin biosynthesis MATE family efflux transporter GntT → MESPLKIASLGLNKNLGLNILNLPSFSLRFLRLSLINILSNLMVPLSGLLSVTFLGHLGEIHHLAGVTLATILFNYLYRALGFLRTSTTGITAHGVGAKNDEEVLLVLLRNGLLALILGVTILALQYPLGWLGFTLISAAPAVKASAHAYYDLRILGAPAVLLNFVIIGWFLGKEQSSKVLLMSLIGNGANVILDYLLIIRWGWESGGAGLATSLSQILMCAIGLILVALEVNWTELKNVSKNLNFEKAQDNLMLNRDLFIRTLVLLSAFSLFTSVSSAMGTLVLAENAVLLQVFSLAVYLVDGLAFATESLAGNFKGQGTHHQLIPLLKLSGIISFFVGLGAASIFVLFPETLFSLLTNHQEILPDLSAYVVWLLPVLGFGSIAFILDGYFIGLAEGVMLRNTALGSTFFGFVPIAVIAWRCHDSNLLWLALSSFMATRAILLGVKVPKTLKSS, encoded by the coding sequence ATGGAATCTCCGCTAAAAATAGCCTCTCTTGGGCTGAATAAAAATCTTGGACTCAATATCCTCAATTTACCGTCTTTTTCCTTACGTTTTCTGCGGTTATCCCTAATTAATATCCTATCTAACTTGATGGTTCCCTTATCGGGGTTACTGAGTGTAACTTTCTTAGGGCATTTAGGAGAAATTCATCATTTAGCCGGAGTCACGTTAGCGACAATTTTATTTAATTATCTCTATCGGGCTTTAGGATTTTTACGCACTAGCACCACAGGAATAACGGCTCATGGTGTCGGGGCAAAAAACGACGAAGAAGTCTTATTAGTCTTGTTAAGAAATGGGTTATTAGCCCTAATCTTAGGAGTGACAATTCTTGCTTTACAATACCCTTTAGGTTGGCTAGGATTTACTCTAATAAGTGCTGCCCCTGCGGTGAAAGCATCGGCTCATGCCTACTATGATCTGCGTATTTTGGGCGCGCCGGCCGTTCTTCTTAATTTTGTGATCATTGGTTGGTTTTTAGGGAAAGAACAAAGCAGCAAAGTTTTACTAATGTCTTTGATTGGCAATGGAGCCAATGTTATCTTAGACTATTTATTAATTATTCGCTGGGGTTGGGAAAGTGGCGGCGCAGGTTTAGCGACATCCCTCAGTCAAATTTTAATGTGTGCTATCGGACTAATTTTAGTAGCATTAGAAGTTAACTGGACTGAACTAAAAAATGTCAGTAAAAACCTGAATTTTGAGAAGGCACAAGATAATTTAATGCTCAATCGAGATTTGTTTATTCGTACCTTAGTTTTATTGTCTGCCTTTTCATTATTTACCAGTGTTAGTTCAGCCATGGGAACCCTCGTTTTAGCGGAAAATGCTGTGCTTTTACAAGTATTTTCTCTAGCTGTTTATTTAGTAGATGGTTTAGCTTTTGCGACGGAATCTTTAGCCGGTAATTTCAAAGGACAAGGAACCCATCATCAATTAATTCCTCTGTTAAAATTATCAGGAATTATCAGCTTTTTTGTTGGACTAGGTGCAGCCAGTATTTTTGTACTATTTCCTGAAACCTTATTTAGTCTATTAACCAATCATCAAGAAATTTTACCCGATCTTAGTGCTTATGTTGTTTGGCTCTTACCTGTACTGGGTTTTGGTTCCATTGCCTTTATTTTAGATGGGTATTTTATCGGATTAGCGGAAGGGGTTATGTTACGCAATACTGCCTTGGGGTCAACTTTTTTCGGGTTTGTTCCCATCGCTGTGATTGCCTGGCGATGTCATGATAGTAATTTACTGTGGTTGGCCTTGTCTAGTTTTATGGCAACTAGAGCGATTTTATTAGGCGTGAAAGTCCCTAAAACCTTGAAATCATCCTAG
- a CDS encoding Tex family protein: MIDFIKIIASELSIKPQQVKNALDLLIEGATVPFIARYRKEKTGSLDEIQIRDIGESYNYLTELEKRKETILAAIEAQNKLTDELKKQIEFCLSKTELEDLYLPYKPKRRTKATVAREKGLEPLAELIKSLNNPTAKPLSLEVEASKYISEETGITTLEEALQGSSDILAEEIAEKANLRAYIREYLIKNGVFTSKIKNDYPEGTTKYEMYRNFQATVTKIAPHNILALFRGEAEKVLSLDIDFDESLVIDYLASQEIKTKTPQIKAFYQGMIKDAFNRLMKPSLLREVRSDRKAWADLESIKTFEINLRELLLSSPAGMKPTLAIDPGFRTGCKVAVLSETGSFLEYQAIFPHTEEGKRKEAEITLKNLIKKYKIELIAIGNGTASRETDQFIAEVIKPLENKPIQVIVNESGASIYSASDVAREEFPDLDITVRGAISIGRRLQDPLAELVKIDPKSIGVGQYQHDVDQKLLKKNLEETVESCVNYVGVDLNMASKQLLTFVSGITPTIANNIVSYREQNGAFKNRKELLKVAKLGAKAFEQAAGFLKIRGGNNPLDNTAVHPESYPVVEAIMKQLNVPISQITEASSRLKSLNLQSFVTDTIGLPTLQDVMAELEKPGRDPREEFQYATFKEGVTEISDLTEGMLLEGVITNVVNFGAFVDIGVHQEGLIHISQLANHFVSDPKQVVKVGQVVKVKVLEVNEKLRRISLSMKEVN; this comes from the coding sequence ATGATTGATTTTATTAAAATTATTGCGTCTGAATTATCCATTAAACCTCAACAAGTTAAAAATGCTCTTGACTTATTAATAGAAGGGGCAACTGTTCCCTTTATTGCTCGTTATCGGAAAGAAAAAACAGGTTCTCTTGATGAGATTCAGATCAGAGATATTGGAGAAAGTTATAATTATTTAACAGAATTAGAGAAAAGAAAAGAAACAATTCTAGCAGCAATTGAAGCACAAAATAAACTCACAGATGAACTAAAAAAACAGATAGAGTTTTGTTTGTCAAAAACGGAACTGGAAGACTTATATTTACCCTATAAACCCAAACGAAGAACCAAAGCAACAGTAGCAAGAGAAAAAGGATTAGAACCCTTAGCAGAATTAATAAAATCTCTTAATAATCCAACAGCAAAACCTTTATCCTTAGAAGTAGAAGCAAGTAAATATATTTCTGAAGAAACAGGAATTACAACCCTTGAAGAAGCACTTCAAGGTTCATCAGATATTTTAGCAGAAGAAATAGCAGAAAAAGCCAATTTAAGGGCTTATATTCGAGAGTATTTAATAAAAAATGGGGTCTTTACTTCTAAGATCAAAAATGATTATCCTGAAGGCACTACCAAATATGAAATGTATCGTAATTTTCAGGCAACTGTGACTAAAATAGCTCCTCATAACATCTTAGCATTGTTTCGGGGAGAAGCAGAAAAAGTCCTCTCTTTAGACATTGATTTTGATGAATCTTTGGTTATTGATTATTTAGCGTCTCAAGAAATTAAAACAAAAACTCCTCAAATTAAAGCATTTTACCAAGGAATGATTAAAGATGCTTTTAACCGTTTAATGAAGCCTTCCTTGCTCAGAGAAGTGCGTTCAGATCGCAAAGCTTGGGCAGATTTGGAATCCATTAAAACTTTTGAAATTAACTTAAGAGAATTACTCCTATCTTCCCCCGCAGGAATGAAACCAACTTTAGCAATTGATCCAGGATTTCGCACGGGTTGTAAGGTAGCAGTTTTATCAGAAACCGGAAGCTTTTTAGAGTATCAAGCTATCTTTCCCCATACGGAAGAAGGAAAACGCAAAGAAGCAGAAATAACCTTGAAAAATTTAATTAAAAAGTATAAAATAGAGTTAATTGCGATTGGTAATGGAACCGCTTCCCGTGAAACAGATCAATTTATCGCTGAGGTTATTAAACCCTTAGAAAATAAACCGATTCAAGTGATTGTTAATGAATCTGGGGCCTCTATTTATTCTGCAAGTGATGTGGCGAGAGAAGAATTTCCTGACTTAGATATTACCGTGAGAGGGGCCATTAGTATTGGTAGAAGATTACAAGATCCTTTAGCTGAATTAGTAAAGATTGATCCAAAATCTATTGGCGTTGGACAATATCAACATGATGTAGATCAAAAGTTATTAAAAAAGAACCTAGAGGAAACAGTAGAAAGTTGTGTTAACTATGTGGGAGTAGACTTAAATATGGCTTCTAAACAACTCTTAACCTTTGTATCGGGAATTACCCCAACTATTGCGAATAATATTGTGAGTTACCGTGAGCAAAATGGAGCCTTTAAGAACCGTAAAGAGTTATTAAAAGTTGCTAAATTAGGGGCAAAAGCGTTTGAACAAGCAGCAGGTTTTTTAAAAATTCGGGGAGGCAATAACCCCTTAGATAATACTGCAGTTCATCCTGAAAGTTATCCCGTAGTTGAAGCAATTATGAAACAATTAAATGTTCCTATATCCCAAATTACTGAAGCAAGTTCTCGTCTCAAATCTTTAAATCTTCAGTCCTTTGTTACGGATACCATTGGTTTACCAACCCTGCAAGATGTGATGGCAGAATTAGAAAAACCAGGCCGAGATCCGAGGGAAGAATTTCAATATGCAACCTTTAAAGAAGGAGTGACAGAAATTAGTGATTTAACTGAGGGAATGCTCTTAGAAGGAGTAATTACTAATGTAGTCAATTTTGGGGCATTTGTTGATATTGGGGTTCATCAAGAAGGGTTAATTCATATCTCTCAACTGGCAAATCATTTTGTGAGCGATCCCAAACAAGTTGTTAAGGTGGGGCAAGTGGTTAAGGTTAAAGTTTTAGAAGTAAATGAAAAGTTAAGACGCATTAGTTTATCAATGAAAGAAGTTAACTAA
- a CDS encoding EF-hand domain-containing protein — protein sequence MKISLSKNQQEELRKFFREVDKDNNGKIDQQELRQLLETVWGQAAEIDITLAIQSTFKKFDLNQDGFISFEELYIS from the coding sequence ATGAAAATTTCATTAAGTAAAAATCAACAAGAAGAGTTAAGAAAGTTTTTTAGAGAAGTTGATAAGGACAATAATGGTAAAATTGATCAACAAGAATTAAGACAATTATTAGAAACTGTCTGGGGACAAGCAGCAGAAATTGATATTACCTTAGCGATTCAATCAACTTTTAAAAAATTTGACCTTAATCAAGATGGTTTTATTTCCTTTGAAGAGTTATATATATCCTAA
- a CDS encoding Uma2 family endonuclease, which produces MTTTSILTLSLEDFLNKPNIDESPAWEYINGKMLQKPMPQTHHSRLQLKLATAIELVAESNQIALAFPELRCTFGGRSIVPDIAVILWDKIPFNEAGESENSSFFSAPDWTIEILSPKQNSTKVIDNILHCLEYGSQLGWLIDPDERSILVFQPQQTPKIYKSNLSENETAQQTLPILDTIDLRITAEQFFGWLKMNP; this is translated from the coding sequence ATGACAACCACATCTATTTTAACCCTCAGTCTCGAAGATTTTCTAAATAAACCCAATATTGATGAATCTCCTGCTTGGGAATATATTAACGGTAAAATGTTACAAAAACCTATGCCCCAAACTCATCATAGCCGACTACAACTTAAATTAGCAACTGCTATTGAGTTAGTGGCTGAATCTAATCAAATTGCTCTTGCTTTTCCTGAATTACGTTGTACTTTTGGCGGTCGTTCTATTGTACCAGATATTGCCGTCATTCTCTGGGATAAAATACCTTTTAATGAAGCAGGAGAATCTGAAAATAGTTCTTTTTTCTCTGCACCTGACTGGACAATAGAAATCCTTTCTCCTAAGCAAAATTCAACCAAAGTCATCGATAATATTCTACATTGTTTAGAATATGGCAGTCAATTAGGATGGTTAATTGATCCTGATGAAAGATCAATTTTAGTGTTTCAACCTCAACAAACTCCCAAAATTTATAAGAGCAATTTATCAGAAAATGAAACGGCTCAGCAAACTTTACCTATTTTAGATACAATCGATCTTAGGATAACAGCCGAGCAATTTTTTGGCTGGCTAAAAATGAACCCCTAA
- the aspS gene encoding aspartate--tRNA ligase has protein sequence MRTHYCNDLKATDIKKTVTLFGWVDRRRDHGGVIFIDLRDRTGIVQIVSDPQRTPTSYPIAETLRNEYVVKIIGRVSLRPPESLNTKIATGEVEIYAESIELLNGVNKQLPFVVSSLEAELVREEIRLKYRYLDLRRDRMAKNLQLRHAVVKAMRRYLEDEQQFMEIETPILTRSTPEGARDYLVPSRVNPGQWYALPQSPQLFKQLLMVSGCDRYYQIARCFRDEDLRADRQPEFTQLDMEMSFMSENEILELNEGLVCHIFKTVKNIDLPRPFPRLTYQDSMEKYGNDRPDTRFGLELVDVSDIVQDSGFKVFSGAVKSGGKVKVLPIPNGNDAISNVLIKPGGDLFKEATDAGAKGIAYIRVKDNNKIDTIGAIKDNLTEEQTAELLTRTGAKPGHLLLFGAGDTDTVNKSLSRLRLVVGQKMNLIDPDKINLLWITEFPMFEWNGDEKRFEALHHPFTAPNLADLDDLTTARAQAYDLVYNGVEVGGGSLRIYQKDIQEKVFSTIGLSIEEAYNKFGFLLEAFEYGTPPHGGIAYGLDRLVMLLAGEDSIRDVIAFPKTQQASCLLTEAPASVEGKQLKELHVASTYKPKKKEG, from the coding sequence ATGCGAACTCATTATTGTAACGACTTAAAGGCAACGGATATTAAGAAAACTGTCACCCTATTTGGCTGGGTTGATCGCCGACGGGATCACGGAGGAGTGATCTTCATTGACTTGCGCGATCGCACGGGAATTGTGCAGATTGTCAGCGACCCTCAACGTACTCCTACATCTTACCCCATCGCTGAGACGTTGCGGAATGAATATGTGGTTAAAATTATCGGACGGGTGAGTTTGCGTCCCCCAGAGTCCCTTAATACGAAAATTGCGACGGGAGAAGTGGAAATATACGCTGAGTCTATTGAGTTGCTAAATGGGGTCAATAAACAACTACCTTTTGTCGTTTCTAGTTTAGAAGCAGAGTTGGTCAGAGAAGAAATTCGTCTCAAATATCGCTATTTAGACTTAAGACGCGATCGCATGGCCAAAAACTTACAATTACGTCATGCTGTTGTTAAAGCAATGCGTCGTTATCTCGAAGATGAACAGCAGTTTATGGAGATAGAAACCCCCATTCTCACCCGTTCTACTCCAGAGGGTGCGAGAGACTATTTAGTACCTTCCCGTGTTAACCCTGGACAATGGTATGCTTTGCCTCAGTCTCCTCAATTATTTAAGCAATTATTGATGGTTTCGGGATGCGACCGTTACTATCAAATTGCAAGATGTTTCCGTGACGAAGACTTACGGGCCGATAGACAGCCTGAATTTACCCAATTAGACATGGAAATGAGTTTTATGTCTGAGAATGAAATCTTGGAACTCAACGAAGGATTAGTTTGTCATATTTTTAAAACCGTCAAAAATATTGATTTACCTCGTCCTTTTCCTCGTCTTACTTATCAAGATTCGATGGAAAAATATGGAAATGACCGCCCAGATACAAGATTTGGATTAGAATTAGTTGACGTTTCTGATATTGTCCAAGATAGCGGTTTTAAAGTATTTTCTGGGGCGGTAAAAAGTGGGGGTAAAGTAAAAGTTTTACCGATTCCTAATGGCAATGATGCTATTTCCAATGTTCTCATTAAACCAGGAGGAGACTTATTCAAAGAAGCTACGGATGCTGGGGCGAAAGGGATCGCTTATATTCGGGTTAAAGACAACAATAAAATTGATACCATTGGGGCGATCAAAGATAATTTAACCGAAGAACAAACCGCAGAGTTATTAACGAGAACAGGGGCAAAACCTGGTCATCTTTTACTATTTGGGGCCGGAGATACGGACACAGTTAATAAGTCTTTATCTCGCCTAAGATTAGTCGTGGGACAGAAAATGAACTTAATTGATCCTGATAAAATTAACTTACTTTGGATCACTGAGTTTCCTATGTTTGAATGGAATGGAGATGAAAAACGTTTTGAAGCCCTTCATCATCCCTTCACAGCCCCTAATTTAGCAGATTTAGATGATTTAACAACTGCTAGAGCGCAAGCTTATGATTTAGTCTACAATGGGGTAGAAGTCGGGGGCGGAAGTCTACGGATTTATCAAAAAGATATCCAAGAAAAAGTGTTTTCTACCATTGGTTTATCCATTGAAGAAGCTTACAATAAATTCGGCTTTTTATTAGAAGCATTTGAATATGGAACGCCGCCCCATGGAGGAATTGCCTACGGGTTAGATCGGTTAGTTATGTTATTAGCAGGAGAAGACTCTATCCGTGATGTAATAGCCTTTCCCAAGACTCAGCAAGCAAGTTGTTTACTGACAGAAGCCCCCGCTTCGGTTGAAGGTAAACAGCTAAAAGAACTGCACGTTGCTTCAACTTATAAACCGAAAAAGAAAGAAGGTTAG
- a CDS encoding alpha/beta hydrolase, protein MNIKGEIITYHGWGFDKSCWNNWQETLSKDYQFKVFERGYFGDEILHKFDNDGTNKIIFAHSYGLHLCPQEQLEKADLLILFSSFDYFHPYHEKQQKRSKYALELMINEFQEHPQKVLEAFHKKCFYPLPYIPNNHSIIHWDKLSQDLIALDSSQINLEILKKVPEIYIIQGTKDRILSLSHAQKFAKKLSKNSQYYEIEGVGHTLPFTDMKYCLPIVNQALGEIKNHGKT, encoded by the coding sequence ATGAACATTAAAGGAGAAATTATCACTTATCATGGTTGGGGGTTTGATAAAAGTTGCTGGAATAATTGGCAAGAAACCTTATCAAAAGACTATCAATTTAAAGTTTTTGAGCGGGGATATTTTGGGGATGAAATTCTACACAAATTTGATAATGATGGGACTAATAAGATTATTTTTGCTCACTCCTATGGATTACATTTATGTCCCCAAGAACAATTAGAGAAAGCAGATTTGCTGATACTTTTTAGTAGTTTTGATTATTTTCATCCTTATCATGAAAAACAACAGAAACGCTCAAAATATGCCCTGGAATTGATGATTAATGAATTTCAAGAACATCCTCAAAAAGTATTAGAAGCATTTCATAAAAAATGTTTTTATCCCTTACCCTATATTCCCAATAATCATTCAATTATTCATTGGGATAAATTATCTCAAGATTTAATTGCTTTAGACTCATCTCAAATTAATTTAGAAATCCTCAAAAAAGTTCCAGAAATTTATATAATTCAAGGGACAAAAGATCGGATTCTTTCTCTATCTCATGCCCAAAAATTTGCTAAAAAATTAAGTAAGAATAGTCAATATTATGAAATTGAAGGAGTTGGTCATACCTTACCCTTCACGGATATGAAGTATTGTTTACCCATTGTTAATCAAGCATTAGGAGAAATCAAAAATCATGGGAAAACTTGA
- the rpmH gene encoding 50S ribosomal protein L34, with amino-acid sequence MTQRTLGGTKRKQKRTSGFRARMRATNGRKVIQARRKKGRHRLSV; translated from the coding sequence GTGACTCAGCGTACCCTAGGGGGAACCAAACGTAAGCAAAAAAGAACGTCAGGATTTCGGGCGCGGATGCGAGCGACTAATGGACGGAAAGTGATTCAAGCGCGGCGGAAAAAAGGACGGCATCGGCTATCGGTATAA
- a CDS encoding 8-amino-7-oxononanoate synthase: MTCSVDNSNKLAFIDDALIERAKMGHLRTLQNIIPQDAVFVVKNGQTLLNFSSNDYLGLSKHPALIKGAQDYLNRYGTGATASRLVVGTYDIHQQLEEKLAKLCGKEAALLFNTGFQANSTIIPSLVDQKSLVLCDRLVHNSILQGILLSGARWTRYKHNDLGHLNTLLKKAIFQGYNRILIATETVFSMEGDQSDVDSLIDLSQQYNTLLYLDDAHALGIMGEQGMGLTAHKPGIDISIATFGKAFGSFGAFITASKQMYDYLINCCPGFIYTTALPPAIIGSINTALDLIPTLEKERIYLKKQVNYLQNKLRNLGYQVINSDAPIIPVIIGNETKTLNLSQYLEKNNILATAIRPPTVPPNTSRIRFVLSSQHTKEQIDYLIETLKKCHEH; encoded by the coding sequence ATGACTTGTTCCGTTGACAACAGTAATAAACTCGCATTTATTGATGATGCGCTCATCGAAAGAGCGAAAATGGGTCATCTGAGAACCTTGCAAAATATTATCCCACAAGATGCAGTTTTTGTTGTCAAAAATGGTCAAACTTTACTTAATTTTAGCTCTAATGATTACTTAGGACTTTCTAAACATCCTGCTCTAATCAAAGGGGCCCAAGACTATCTTAACCGATATGGAACGGGAGCGACAGCTTCTCGTTTAGTGGTAGGAACTTATGACATTCATCAACAATTAGAAGAGAAATTAGCTAAACTTTGCGGTAAAGAAGCAGCCTTGTTATTTAACACAGGATTTCAAGCCAATTCTACGATCATACCTTCATTAGTTGATCAAAAGTCTCTGGTATTATGCGATCGCCTGGTTCACAATAGCATCTTACAGGGAATTCTTCTCAGTGGGGCCCGTTGGACGCGCTATAAACACAATGATTTGGGTCATTTGAATACGTTACTTAAAAAAGCCATTTTTCAAGGCTACAATCGCATTTTAATTGCCACTGAGACAGTATTTAGTATGGAGGGAGATCAAAGTGATGTTGATAGTTTGATTGATTTATCTCAACAATATAATACACTGCTTTATTTGGATGATGCCCATGCTTTAGGTATCATGGGAGAGCAGGGAATGGGACTGACTGCCCATAAGCCAGGAATTGATATTAGTATTGCTACGTTTGGCAAAGCATTTGGATCTTTTGGTGCCTTTATTACTGCTTCTAAACAGATGTATGATTACCTAATTAATTGTTGTCCTGGTTTCATTTATACGACTGCTTTACCACCAGCAATTATTGGGTCAATTAATACAGCACTTGATTTAATTCCTACCTTAGAGAAAGAAAGAATCTATCTCAAAAAACAGGTTAATTATTTACAGAATAAACTTAGGAATTTAGGATATCAAGTTATTAATTCAGATGCTCCTATTATTCCCGTAATTATTGGAAATGAAACTAAAACCTTAAACCTATCACAATATTTGGAAAAAAATAACATCTTAGCAACCGCTATTCGACCCCCAACAGTTCCCCCAAATACTTCTAGAATTCGTTTTGTTTTATCAAGTCAGCATACAAAAGAACAGATTGATTATCTGATTGAAACACTTAAAAAATGCCATGAACATTAA
- the rnpA gene encoding ribonuclease P protein component produces the protein MGLPKHNRLKQPKAFQAVYSQGKRYQSHHLVLRVLPQTNPENKTIPTQFGIAVSQKVSKKAVIRNRLKRQIRAAIRVLLPSVSPGYRIVIGIKRNGIECKYEHFLRELKELLINAEIIHGHKREHIL, from the coding sequence GTGGGATTACCAAAACACAACCGCCTGAAGCAGCCCAAGGCGTTTCAGGCTGTTTACAGTCAAGGAAAACGGTATCAAAGTCATCATCTCGTCTTACGGGTTTTACCGCAAACAAACCCAGAAAATAAGACAATACCGACCCAATTTGGCATTGCCGTCAGTCAGAAGGTTAGTAAGAAAGCTGTCATCCGCAATCGTCTAAAACGTCAGATTAGGGCAGCAATTCGTGTTTTACTCCCTAGTGTTTCGCCAGGGTATCGCATAGTCATTGGCATTAAGCGTAATGGAATAGAGTGCAAATATGAACATTTTTTGCGAGAATTAAAAGAGTTGTTAATTAACGCTGAGATTATTCATGGGCATAAGAGAGAACACATTTTATGA